The following proteins come from a genomic window of Malus domestica chromosome 02, GDT2T_hap1:
- the LOC103418365 gene encoding uncharacterized protein yields the protein MEKLLKPYDKEYMRMAILKHEETFKEQVYELHRLYHMQNILMKSSIGKGRPNGQKQESWNLNYHQNQEAQFNPQRKLDLEQPAAAGAEEFIADTDGDDGVLEIIDESEIELTLGPTRYNNNNSNRSSSSNGRKRGGEAAALTLSDSAGPSSFSSSCSTGSSHAINRQSSFSRRNNQSSTHGQLLPADMASGGYRRGGGSKISGSNVNGGEEQLRQDERLKLPHWLFQVLSLNMT from the exons ATGGAGAAGCTTCTGAAGCCATATGATAAGGAGTATATGAGGATGGCCATCCTAAAGCATGAAGAAACTTTCAAGGAGCAG GTCTATGAACTTCATAGGCTGTATCATATGCAGAACATATTGATGAAAAGCTCCATCGGGAAAGGCAGGCCCAATGGACAGAAACAAGAGAGTTGGAATTTAAATTATCATCAGAACCAAGAGGCACAATTTAACCCACAAAGGAAACTAGATTTAGAACAGCCTGCAGCAGCAGGAGCAGAAGAGTTCATTGCAGACACAGATGGAGATGATGGGGTGCTCGAGATCATAGATGAGAGTGAGATTGAGTTGACTCTGGGCCCCAccagatacaacaacaacaacagcaacagaagcagcagcagcaacggAAGGAAGAGAGGAGGAGAGGCAGCAGCCCTAACGTTATCAGATTCAGCAGGTCCAAGTAGCTTCTCATCTTCTTGTTCTACTGGATCAAGCCATGCAATAAACAGGCAAAGTAGTTTCTCCAGGAGGAACAATCAGAGTAGTACACATGGGCAGCTGCTGCCTGCTGACATGGCCTCAGGAGGGTACAGAAGAGGTGGAGGTAGTAAAATCAGCGGCAGCAATGTTAATGGTGGCGAAGAACAGTTAAGACAGGATGAGAGGCTAAAACTGCCTCATTGGCTCTTCCAAGTTTTAAGCTTGAACATGACTTGA